AAACTGCCTTTTCCTTCCTGCTTTCCACCATCAAGCAGTATATCTGCTCCGGCTTTAATTGTCCTGTTAATCTGATCCTGCACAAAGTCCGCCTGTTCGGAGTTAACAAGGGGTCCCATATCGTTGTTTGGGTCAAGAGGGTCACCTATCTTCAAGTCTTGGACATGCTCCAGGAACCTTGAAGTAAAGTCTTCAGCAATAGTTGCATCTACAATGAACCTCTTGGCTGCGGTACATCTCTGTCCGGCATTCTGGAATCTGCTCAAAACTCCTACCTTTGCAGCTTTTTCAATATCTGCATCCTCCAGTACAATGAACGGATCACTGCCACCCAGCTCCAATATGCACTTCTTGATACTGCCACCTGCAGCCGCAGCCACCTTCTCCCCTGCCTGTCGACCTCCTGTAAAGGACACGGCATTGATCTCATTTCTGGGTATAAGGGACAATGCAGTGGGTCCATCTACCAACAGGGTCTGGTAGACACCTTCAGGTAACTCTGCTTCCTTGAATATACTTTCTATTGCAAGGGCACATTTTGGAACATAACTTGCATGTTTGAGCAATATCACATTGCCACCTGCCAGTGCAGGAGCAGCAAAACGTAATGCCTGCCAGAACGGTGCATTCCATGGCATGATACTTAGGATAGTTCCCAGAGGTTCGAGCACGATACCAGATGCATCTGCCTCGGTTTCCACAAATTCCGGCGTGAGAAATGTCTCGGCCTGCTCTGAAAAGTAATCAAAGACCTTTGCGCATTTTTCGATCTCATCCAGGGATTCTCTGATGGGTTTGCCCATTTCAATAGTGATGGTCTGTGCAAGTTCCTGTGCCCTTTCCCGGAGTACTCCTGCTGCATTGTCAAGGTAGTATTCACGGTTAAAAATCTCAGTGTCCTTCCATCCTTTAAAGGCTATCCTTGATCTTTTTAAGGAATCTTCTACCATTTGCGGTGAATACAGTTCATATTCCCCATTTAGTTCCCCTGTAGCAGGATTTACAGATCTCATCACTTTCATTATTTATCTCTCTCCTATAGATATATTCATCCGTTTTTAAAATTGGGTCTACTACATATTAAACCAATGCTATTTCTGGCACATGTTAGGAAATACTCAGTTTGGATATTTCAATCCCATATTCAATATATCTTTACTGCCTTCAGGTGCATGAACTCATAGAACCCGTGTTTTGCCATTTCTCTGCCCATTCCACTCTTTTTTATGCCTCCAAAAGGCATACATGCCTCTGGGCGGAAGAAAGCGTTAACAGCCACCATTCCCGTTTCAAGCTGTCTGGCAAGCAAAGCTCCTTTTTCCCTATCCTTTGTCCAGATGCTTGCACCCAGGCCGAACTGAGTACTGTTGGCAATACGGATGGCCTCCTGTTCGTTCCTGACGGTGATTATCGGTGCTACAGGCCCAAAGGTCTCTTCTGCCATCACTTTCATATCAAGGTTTACATTATCAAGTACCGTAGGGGAGTAGAAGAAGCCCTCTCTTTCCATCTTTCCTCCGGGAAGAAGTGGTCTTGCCCCTTTTGCGATAGCATCTTCCACCTGCTGTCCAAGGATAGATATTTGTTCTTCCCGCACCAGCGGCCCAATGTCTGTGTTCTTGTCCATTGGGTCTCCCAGTTTGAGCTGCTCTGTAAGCTCCACGAACTTACCGGTGAACTCTTCTGCTACTTCCTGTGCCACTATGAACCTCTTGGCTGCTATGCATGTTTGCCCTGTGTTGATGCACCGGCTGGGTACAGCCACAGTTGTCGCTTTTTCCACATCGGCATCAGCAAGCACTATGAATGGGTCACTGCCTCCAAGTTCCAGTACGAACTTCTTCATATTGCGGGCTGCAAGCTCTGCAACCTTTTTTCCGGCAATATCCCCACCTGTAAAGGAAACTGCTTTGATCTCATCCCTTGAGATGAGCGAGGAAGCTGTAGAACCATCTGTCAGCAGTGTCTGAAAAACACCGTCTGGAAATCCTGCTTCCAGGAAAAGTTCTTCCATCTTCAGGGCGCACATGGGCACATAGCTGGAATGCTTGAGCAGCACTACGTTGCCTGCCGCCAGTATATGAGAGGCTGCACTGAGCACCTGCCAGAAAGGGAAGTTCCAGGGCTTTATGGCCAGTACCGGCCCCATGGGTTCGTATGACACCATGGACTCAGAAGCATCCGTTTCTGCCTCTTCCGGCTGCATAAACTCCTCCGCATGCGCTGCAAAATAGTCGAACGTATCTGCACACTTAACAACCTCGGACACAGACTGTTTTATGACCTTACCCATCTCCAGTGTGATAAGTTCTCCAAGCTCCTGTTTTCTGCTGCGCAGCAGTTGCGAGAGATCACTTAAAAGTTTGCTGCGTGCGGACACGTCGAAATCTTTCCACTCATGAAAAACCGTATCAGCTTTCTTAAGAGCTGCATTTATTTGTTCATTTGAGTAAGGTTGAAATTGTCTGATAATTTTTCCTGTGGTTGGATTGATGGATGAGATGAGGGTCATGGTGAAACTCCTGTCAGATGATTGTTTCTTATGATAGAAAATGGTAATAGGTGGGGTATAAATGTAGTTGGGAATGTGAAGTTCTTATGTCCAATGAAAGAGAATATTTTATCCCATCACTATCTGCACCACAGTCGGATATTTTTTCATGAT
This DNA window, taken from Methanomethylovorans hollandica DSM 15978, encodes the following:
- a CDS encoding NAD-dependent succinate-semialdehyde dehydrogenase, with product MKVMRSVNPATGELNGEYELYSPQMVEDSLKRSRIAFKGWKDTEIFNREYYLDNAAGVLRERAQELAQTITIEMGKPIRESLDEIEKCAKVFDYFSEQAETFLTPEFVETEADASGIVLEPLGTILSIMPWNAPFWQALRFAAPALAGGNVILLKHASYVPKCALAIESIFKEAELPEGVYQTLLVDGPTALSLIPRNEINAVSFTGGRQAGEKVAAAAGGSIKKCILELGGSDPFIVLEDADIEKAAKVGVLSRFQNAGQRCTAAKRFIVDATIAEDFTSRFLEHVQDLKIGDPLDPNNDMGPLVNSEQADFVQDQINRTIKAGADILLDGGKQEGKGSFFYPVVLGNITEGAPVLTEETFGPVAPIVTFRNEDDAIKIANSTEFGLGASIWSKDRERAIRFSREIEAGLIAINNGVSSDSRLPLGGFKKSGFGRELHRIGMYEFLGAKSMKVF
- a CDS encoding NAD-dependent succinate-semialdehyde dehydrogenase; protein product: MTLISSINPTTGKIIRQFQPYSNEQINAALKKADTVFHEWKDFDVSARSKLLSDLSQLLRSRKQELGELITLEMGKVIKQSVSEVVKCADTFDYFAAHAEEFMQPEEAETDASESMVSYEPMGPVLAIKPWNFPFWQVLSAASHILAAGNVVLLKHSSYVPMCALKMEELFLEAGFPDGVFQTLLTDGSTASSLISRDEIKAVSFTGGDIAGKKVAELAARNMKKFVLELGGSDPFIVLADADVEKATTVAVPSRCINTGQTCIAAKRFIVAQEVAEEFTGKFVELTEQLKLGDPMDKNTDIGPLVREEQISILGQQVEDAIAKGARPLLPGGKMEREGFFYSPTVLDNVNLDMKVMAEETFGPVAPIITVRNEQEAIRIANSTQFGLGASIWTKDREKGALLARQLETGMVAVNAFFRPEACMPFGGIKKSGMGREMAKHGFYEFMHLKAVKIY